In the Nocardioides panaciterrulae genome, GTTGAGCCCGTTGAGCACCGCGATCGCGGCCAGGCCGCCGCGGGGCGACTGCCGGTCGAAGAACGCCCAGCACCAGCCGGCGTTGACCGCGAGGTCCGCGCCGGTCAGCGCCAGCACCCGGCGGCGGCCGTCACCGCGGGCCGCGTCGGCGGCCCGGCCGGTGCCCCAGGCGATCAACCCGTAGAGCGGCGTCCACACCAGCGGGAACGCCGCACCCGGGGGCTGCCAGGCGGGCTTGTCGAGCGAGCGGTACCACTCGCTCTGCGGCTTGGTGCCGAGGCTGCCGAGCACGGCAGCGGCCGCGGTCATCACGGGCGTCAGGACGGAGGCGCGCATGCCCCCAGCCTGCCTGCCCGGGCAAGCCGGGCCGCCCCGGGCTCAGGGCGTCGGGCTCAGGACGTCGGGCTGAAGGCGTCGGGCTCAGGGCGTCGAGCTCAGGGCGTCGGGCTGAAGGTCTGGATCGGGGACTGCCCGGCGAGGTTGCCCCCACCCGCCGGCACGGTGACGTAGTAGCGCCAGGGTCCGGTCCGGCCGGCGGGCACGTCGATGGCGTAGCTGCCGTCCGCGGCGGTGCGCGCGGAGCCGACCGCGGTCGGGCCGCCGCGGCCGACCCGCCACAGCGTCGCCGTCACGCCCGGACGGGCGGGGAGCGTGCGGCCGGCGATCGCGGGGGTGCCGTCGGCGCCACCGTGACCGGCCGCGGGCGCCGCGGTGACCACCGAGGCGACGTCGACCACGAACGGCGCGGACACGCTGCCGGCGGCGGAGGAGGAGCCCCCGAACCGCCATCGGTAGACCGTGTGCGCGGTCGGCTCGACCGTCGCGCTGACCCCGCCGCCGTCCACCTGCAGCGCGGCGCCGTCGACGGGTGCGAACCCGCCCTTCCCGGGCTGCTGCGCCTCCAGCACCAGCAGCCCCTGGGCCAGCGGGCCGACCAGGTCGCTGGACACGGAGCCGTGCAGGGTGACCTGGTCGCCGGCCGCGATCCGGGTCGCCGAGCCGGTGATCCCGGTGGTGGTGGTGTAGCCCTCCAGGTCGTAGGTGGTCACGTCGCCGGGCGTCCCGGTCCGCAGTGCGTCGATCTTGAACGGGTTCCCGTCGCAGCCCAGGCCGACCGCGTAGAAGCCGGGCACGTCGCCGCCGTGGGCCGCCAGGAGCTCCGCCACCGTGGCCGGCGCGGCCGGGTCCGCCGGCGCGGCCGGGTCGGCGGGCGAGGCGGGGTCCGCAGGGTCGGCCGGGTCGGCGGCCGCGCTGGCGCTGGCGGCACTGGCGGCGGGCTGGCCGGTGGCCAGGTCGAGGTGGCTCCAGGTGTAGGTCAGCCCGGTGGCGTCGAGGCGCTGCCAGGCCCCCGCGGCGACGGTGAGCGGGGCGCGGCCCACCCAGACCAGGTCGGTGCCGGCGTCCTGGGCCGACTGGAGGGCGGCGTACGCCACCCCGCTGGTGCCGTGCGGTGCCTGCACCGACAGGCCGGCGACGGTGGTGGCCGCCATCGACGCCACGTGGTGCTGGGAGCCCACCGCGGAGCCGCCGGGGAGGTCGTACTTGAGCGCGCGGGTGCCGGCCGGGCCGTCCGGGCTCGGCGAGAGGTACGTCGTGACGCCGCCCGGCGCCACGTCGTACAGCCCGGTGCAGCCGACCAGCGCGAGGTTGGTGCTGCTCTCGGGCGCGAATCCGAGCCCGCGGACCACCACGGTGCTGTCGGCGTGGGCGGCCGCGAGCGGGAGCACGGCGCCGGCGACCGCGCCGGCGACCACGGTGGTGACGGCGCTGGTGACCCTGAACACTGCCCGGCGCAACGAGCCTCCCCGATCAACCACGACACCTCAACCACGACGCCTCAACCACCACTAGGTGTCGACCCCATGTCCTGACCGGCACCCTACGTGGTCACCCGGGGCCACGTCTGCCCCATCGGCCCCGGCATTCCCCAACGGCCCGGGAACCTCACTTCGACGACCCGGCGCTCACCCGGCACTGACCCACTGCTCGCCGTCCAGCACCCGGCCGACCACGCCGGCGGGTCGGCCCGGGGGCGGCTCCAGCAGCGTGGCCAGGCAGAAGTCCGCCGCAGCCCGCTCGAACAGGCCGCCGTGCCGCAGCATCGCGTGCCGCCCGCCCGGGACCGAGACGAAGCCGACGTCGGTGGTGGCGGCGAGGCGGCGGGCCACCGCCGCGGCGCGGGCCGGGTCCGCGACCCGGTCCTCGGTGCCGTGCACGAACAGCACCCGCCGGCCGGCCAGGTCGGCGTGGTCGGAGGGGTAGACCCAGGGGTTCAGTGCGACCACGCTGCGCACGCCGTCCCGGGCGCCGGCCAGCAGCGCCGCACGACCGCCCAGCGAGTGGCCGACCAGCCCGACCGGCAGCTCGCCGTACCGCTGCCGGACCTCGCCCAGCGCCCAGGCCACGTCGTCGAGCGGGGTGTGCGTGGTGTCCCAGCCGCGGTAGGAGTTGAGCAGCCGGAACACCGCCAGCCGGCCGCGCGCGGCCCGGGCGACCCGGCGGGCCACCGGCACCATCCGCAGCACCGACAGCTGGGCCGGGCTCACCGGCGGCCGGCCCGGCCGGGACGCCCCGCCGTGCAGCACGAGCACCGCGCCCTGCGGGCGGCGCGGCAGGTGGGTGGGAAGCAGCCGGGGCGCGACGGGCGGGTGGGATTCGACGGGCACCCCTCCAGTCTCTCGGGCGGGTCCAACGCCGGCCGCCGGACGTCGCCGGGCCGGGGGCGGACCGGCAGCGGACCGGCGCCAGCACAACGGCCCGCGGCCCGCGGGACCTTGTCCTCTGCGGCCCCTCTGAGCCCGGACAGACGCTGGTGGGGAGCCGCCGTCGAAAGGAGATCGACCATGTCCACCGTTGCCGTCCGCGCCTCCAACCGCCTCGCCGACATGCTCGACTGGCTGGAGTCCGGCGCCGGGCTGTCCCCGCGCGAGGGCCACTTCATCCGGGTGGAGAGCTGCACCGAGGACGACCACGCGGTCATCCGCGCCGAGCTGCCCGGCGTGGACCCGAACAAGGACATCCACCTGTCGGTGCAGAACGACTTCCTCACCATCCACGGCGAGCGCCGCGAGGAGAAGCGCGACACCCAGCACAGCGAGTTCCACTACGGAGCGTTCTCGCGCAGCGTCCGGCTGCCCCAGGGCACGGACCCCTCGCAGGTGCACGCGACCTACCGCGACGGGATCCTCGAGGTCACCTTCCCGACGGCCGTCGCCACCGCGGAGCCGACGTCGATCCCGATCAAGCGCGACGGCGAGTGACGGCGCCGGCAGTGGCCGCCGCGGGCATCGGGACAGGACCTTGAACGGGCACGTCTACCCGGTCCGGGTCGACGCCGCGCTCGACCCGGGCCTGAGCCGCTGGCTGTGGCTGGTCAAGTGGCTGCTGGCGATCCCGCACTACGTGGTGCTGGCGTTCCTGTGGGCCGCGTTCGTGGTGCTCAGCGTGGTGGCCTGGGTGGCGATCCTGGTCACCGGCCGCTACCCCCGCGGGATCTTCGACTTCAACGTCGGGGTGCTGCGCTGGAGCTGGCGGGTGGCCTTCTACGCGTACGGCGGCCTCGGCACCGACCGCTACCCGCCGTTCAGCCTGGAGGAGCGACCCGACTACCCCGCCCACCTCGAGGTCGAGTACCCCGACCACCTCTCCCGCGGCCTGGCGCTGGTCAAGTGGTGGCTGCTGGCGATCCCGCACTACCTGGTCGTCGGGGTCTTCCTCGGCGCCGGCTGGTATGCCGCGAGCGGCGGTGACAACCGGGCCTGGGGCAGCGGGCTGATCGGGCTGCTGGTGTTGGTGGCCGCGGTCGTGCTGCTGTTCACCGGCCGCTACCCGGGCGGGATCTTCGATCTGGTGCTGGGGCTGAACCGGTGGGTGCTGCGGGTCGCGGCGTACGCCTCGCTGATGACCGACGACTACCCGCCGTTCCGGCTGGACCTCGGGGGCACGGACCCGGCGACCGGGGTGCTCACCGTCGGGGGCGCCGGGCGGCCGCCGAGCCAGCCGCCCACCCAGACGCCGCCCCAGGCACCCACCCAGGCGCCCACCCAGGCGACTCCCCCGACGACGTGGCCACCGGCCGGGCCACCGGCCGGGCCGGGCGCGGCGCGCCTGGGCACGCCGCCGCCGGGCGCCGGCCCCGGACCGGTCGTCCACCCGCAGGTCGGCGCCGCCGCACCCCCGCCGACCGTCGGCTGGGGCCAGGTGCTCGGCGGCCCGCCCACCCCGCCTCCCCCGCCGGTGGCGGCCCCCTCGCGCTGGGGTCCCGGCCGGATCCTGGCGGTGGTGGTCGGCTCGGTGCTGGCGCTGGTCTCCCTGGGGCTGGTGGCGGCCGGCGGGGTGCTGCGTGTGGCCGACGACGGCCTGCGCGACGACCGTGGCTACCTGATGAGCTCGGCTGTGGCGTTCACGTCCCCGGGCTACGCGGTGACCAGCCCCGACGTCGAGCTGCGCTCGGGCACGCCGCTCTTCGGGGTGCCCGACGACTGGCTCGGCACGGTGCGGGTCGAGGCCGACGGTCGGACCGGCAACGGCGTGTTCGTGGGCATCGCCCGGACCAACGACGTCGACACCTACCTGGCCGGCGTCGCGCATTCGGTGGTGCGCGAGCCGTACGCCGACGGCGGCAGCGCACGCACGGACTTCACCGACGGCGGCTCACCGCCGCGGGCCCCGCAGGACCTCGGCTTTTGGGCCGCCTCGTCCCACGGTCCCGGCCGCCAGACCGTCACCTGGCCGGCGGAGGCGGGGCACTGGACGCTGGTGGTGATGAACGGGGCCGGCACCACCCCGGTGGCCGCCGACGTGGCGGTGGGCGCCACCGTCCCGGCGCTGGACAACCTGGCCTGGGGGCTGCTCGTCACCGGGCTGGTCGGCGCCATCGTGGCGGCCGTGGTCCTGGTCCTCGCGCTGCGACGCCGTCCGCCGTCCTCGGGACCCCAGGACGGTCCGGGGATGGCCCGGATGGGGGATGCGCCGCGCTGAGCGGACGCGCTTGGCTGGTGCCAGACACGGGGCGGTCACGGAATCGCCATTCCCGCCTCGGGTCGCGTCGCTGCCGCTGATCCAGTCCAGTGGCCACCAGGGCCCGGCACTCCCGAGGTGCCGGGCCCTCGTGCGTCCTCCTCCTCGGGCCGGGCGGCCACCGGGGGCCGCGCGGATCATCCCGAGGAGCGGTCCCGCGCCGCCGGCGCGGAGGCCGCACCCGCCCGGCTGTCGTCGAGCTCGAAGATCATCCGCCGCAGCTCGCGGATGATCTCGTCGGCCTCCTCGATCAGGGTGTTGAGGGTGCTCGCCAGCTCGGCTCGCTGGGAGGCGAGGGCGCTGAGCTTGAGCCCCAGCGCGAACAGGCGCTGGATGGTGGTGTCGTGCAGGTCGGCGGCCAGTCGCTGGCGCTCGTTCTGGACGCCGAGCTCGTGCTGGGCGTCCGCCAGCTCGGCGGACCGGTTCACGATGCTGACCCGCATCGTCTCGGCCGCCTGCCCGATCCGTTGGATCTCCTCCGGCCCGGACACGTCGATGTGGCGCCGGTAGTCGCCGCGGGCCACCGACGCCAGCTGGTCGAGCAGCCGGGTCAGCGGCCGGGTGAGCGCGAACCACAGCAGCGCCACGGTGCCGGCCAGCGCCAGGACGGCGAGGGCCAGCGCGATCACCATCGCGACGTCGACGTGCTGCTGGGCGGTCGCGAGCCGGTGGACCTCGGCGTCGACCAGCCCGTTCACGTTGATGCGCAGCTCGTCGAGCCGTGAGCGGAGCCGGTCGAAGATCTGCTTCTCCTCCCGCTGGACCCGCACGTGCCGCACCGCCGCCGGCCCACCGTCGCGCACCGCGTCGATCTGGGCGGCGACGTGGGTGTTCCAGGTGTCGCCGGCCGCCTTGACCTCCCGCAGCAGCGCGGTCGCCTCCCGATTCGGGGCCAGCAACGGACCCAGGCGCAGCTCGAGCCGCCGCACTTCCTCGCCGCCGGCCCGGTACGGCTGGAGGAACCCCTCGTCCCCGGTGAGCACGAACCCGCGCTGCCCGGTCTCCTGGTCGACGTAGGCGGTGAGCAGGGCCTGCGTGGCGCCCTGCGCCGGACGCAGCCGGCGGGTCAGGTCCCCCGAGGCGTCGGACACCACGCCGCGGGTGGCGAAGGTGGCGCCGGCGCCGGTGCCGACGGCGAGCAGCGCGAGCACGGCCGCCGCGAGCAGCCACAGGCGCAGCGACCAGACGGGCCGCCGGCTCCAGGCCGGGGAACCGCGGTCGGGCGGGGCCATCTCCACGCACTCGCCCCTTCCAGCAGGGTCACGGGATCGGCGGTGGCACTTGCGCCTGACACGCTACGCCGTCCGGGCCGGTCCGCGGGGCGGTCCTGGAGCGGCGGGGTCAGACCGGCGCCGCGCGGCGCCGGCCGGGGTCCTCCGGGTGGTCCAGACCACACCCGCCGCTCCGGTCCCGGGGTTTGGACCCGGTCGGGATGGGCACGACCCTCCTCGGTCCCGCCCGTCCGGCGTCGACCGCGGCGGACCACGGGGGAGGTGGGACAGTGACCACGCTGGTCGAACCCTCCGGCGCCACCGCGGCCGAGCTCGCCGGACACGCGCACGGATGGCAGCTGCGCGCCGTGGAGTACGACGACGGCGTGGTCAGCAACCGCTACGAGTGCGACGGGTGCGACGCGGTCTGGTTCACCTGAGTCCCGGGCCGGCGGGCCGACCGGCGTGGACAGGAGTGGACGTGACGAGCGAGACCGGGGTGGTCGCCGACCGCTACGAGCTCGGCGAGCTATTGGGTCGCGGCGGCATGGCCGACGTGCACCGCGCGACCGACCGGGTGCTGCAGCGCCCGGTCGCGGTGAAGGTGCTGCGCGAGACCGCCGACGAGGAGTCGGACCGGCTCCGGTTCACCGCCGAGGCGCGCACGCTGGCCCGGTTGAGCCACCCCGGGCTGGTGATGGTGCTCGACGCGGGCACCACCGCCGAGCGTCCCTACCTGGTCATGGAGCTGGTCGAGGGCCAGACGCTCGCCCAGTGCTGCTCGGGCGGCTCGCTGCCGCCGGACCGGGTCGCCGCCCTGGGCGCGCAGCTGGCCGACGCGCTCGCCTACGCCCACGGCCAGGGCGTGGTGCACCGCGACGTGAAGCCCGGCAACGTGCTCATCGGCCGCGCCGACCGGGTCAAGCTCGCCGACTTCGGCATCGCCCGGTTGCTGGGCGACGCGGTCCGCCACACCCGGACCGGCCACGCCATCGGCACCGCCGCCTACCTCGCGCCTGAGCAGGTGCAGGGCGGGGAGATCACGCCGGCGGTCGACGTCTACTCGCTCGGGCTGGTGCTGCTGGAGGCGCTCACCGGGGAGCGGTCCTTCCCGGGCACCCCGACCGAGTCCGCGCTGGCCCGGCTGCAGCGGGCCCCCGAGGTGCCCGCCTGGCTGCCGCCGGGGTGGCGCGAGCTGCTGCAGGCCACCTCGGCGCTGGACCCGGCCGCCCGGCCCACCGCGCGCCAGGTGGCCGACGAACTGGCCGCGCTCGCCGCCGGCTCGACCGGGACCCGCACCGCGCCGGCGCCCGCGGACCCGACCCGGGTCCTGCCCGGGCCGCCCCCGGCCCCGCCGGGTCGGACGGTCCTGGCAGCTCCGAGGCCCGCAGCGGCCCCGACAGCCACGACCGGACCGGCTCACTCCGGTCCCGATCGGGCACCGCTCCCGGCGCGCGCCCGGGCCGCCGCCGGCCGGGTCCCCCGCCACCTGTGGGGCGTCCTCGGCGCGGTCGCCGCGATCCTGGTCGTGCTGGTCGTCGTGGCGCTGGCCGCGACGGGCGGCTCGAGCTCCGGCCGCGACGACCTCCCGTCGAACACCCCCGCCCGGCTGCGCCAACCCCTGCAGGACCTCCACGACGCCGTGCACGGGGGTGCGTCATGACCCGACGCCCGGCCCTGCTGCGGGTGCTGCCCGTCCTGGCGCTGGTGCTGGCCGGGGCCGGCTGCGGGGGCGGCTCCGCGGCTTCGCCCGCGGACCGGGTGCCGACCCTGCAGTCCCGTCTGGACGCGGTGGACCGGGCCGTGACGGCGCGGGACTACGACTCAGCCCGGACCGCGCTGGACCGGCTCGAGCAGGCGGCGGACCGCGCCGAGCGCAGCGGCACCCTCGACAGCGCCGTGAGTGCCGCGATCGTCTCGGCGGCCGACCGGTTGCTCACGGCGCTGCCCGCGCGACCGGAGCCGTCCGCGGACTCCTCCTCGACGGGCTCCGCGTCACCCACCCTCGACCCGAGTCCGGAGCAGGACACCCCGGACTCACCGGAGCCCCCCGGGCACGAGACCGGGAAGCCGCCCGGGCACGCCAAGCCGCCGAAGGAGCCCAAGGGTCACGGTCCCGGACCGAAGCACGCGCCGAAGCACGGGCCCAAGCACGGGCCCAAACCGGGCAAGCACTGAGTGGCGCGGTGAGGGCGGGCGTCGGACACCGAGCGCCGGTCAGCCGGCCCGGCCGTCCTGGCCGTCCTGGTTGCCCCGCGCCTGCTCGGCCCGTTCCAGCAGCCGGGCGCGCACCTGTTCCGGCGTGAGCTGCGCGCGCCGGCGCTGGTCGCGCGCGATGATGGCGCCGGTGGCGGCCACGCCCGCCAGACCCGCGACCCCGAG is a window encoding:
- a CDS encoding Hsp20/alpha crystallin family protein; the encoded protein is MSTVAVRASNRLADMLDWLESGAGLSPREGHFIRVESCTEDDHAVIRAELPGVDPNKDIHLSVQNDFLTIHGERREEKRDTQHSEFHYGAFSRSVRLPQGTDPSQVHATYRDGILEVTFPTAVATAEPTSIPIKRDGE
- a CDS encoding protein kinase domain-containing protein → MTSETGVVADRYELGELLGRGGMADVHRATDRVLQRPVAVKVLRETADEESDRLRFTAEARTLARLSHPGLVMVLDAGTTAERPYLVMELVEGQTLAQCCSGGSLPPDRVAALGAQLADALAYAHGQGVVHRDVKPGNVLIGRADRVKLADFGIARLLGDAVRHTRTGHAIGTAAYLAPEQVQGGEITPAVDVYSLGLVLLEALTGERSFPGTPTESALARLQRAPEVPAWLPPGWRELLQATSALDPAARPTARQVADELAALAAGSTGTRTAPAPADPTRVLPGPPPAPPGRTVLAAPRPAAAPTATTGPAHSGPDRAPLPARARAAAGRVPRHLWGVLGAVAAILVVLVVVALAATGGSSSGRDDLPSNTPARLRQPLQDLHDAVHGGAS
- a CDS encoding CHASE3 domain-containing protein, whose protein sequence is MAPPDRGSPAWSRRPVWSLRLWLLAAAVLALLAVGTGAGATFATRGVVSDASGDLTRRLRPAQGATQALLTAYVDQETGQRGFVLTGDEGFLQPYRAGGEEVRRLELRLGPLLAPNREATALLREVKAAGDTWNTHVAAQIDAVRDGGPAAVRHVRVQREEKQIFDRLRSRLDELRINVNGLVDAEVHRLATAQQHVDVAMVIALALAVLALAGTVALLWFALTRPLTRLLDQLASVARGDYRRHIDVSGPEEIQRIGQAAETMRVSIVNRSAELADAQHELGVQNERQRLAADLHDTTIQRLFALGLKLSALASQRAELASTLNTLIEEADEIIRELRRMIFELDDSRAGAASAPAARDRSSG
- a CDS encoding alpha/beta fold hydrolase, which encodes MPVESHPPVAPRLLPTHLPRRPQGAVLVLHGGASRPGRPPVSPAQLSVLRMVPVARRVARAARGRLAVFRLLNSYRGWDTTHTPLDDVAWALGEVRQRYGELPVGLVGHSLGGRAALLAGARDGVRSVVALNPWVYPSDHADLAGRRVLFVHGTEDRVADPARAAAVARRLAATTDVGFVSVPGGRHAMLRHGGLFERAAADFCLATLLEPPPGRPAGVVGRVLDGEQWVSAG
- a CDS encoding TspO/MBR family protein; its protein translation is MRASVLTPVMTAAAAVLGSLGTKPQSEWYRSLDKPAWQPPGAAFPLVWTPLYGLIAWGTGRAADAARGDGRRRVLALTGADLAVNAGWCWAFFDRQSPRGGLAAIAVLNGLNLALVREAARHDRVGAAALVPYVAWTGFATALNASIWRRNR
- a CDS encoding DUF4389 domain-containing protein, which codes for MNGHVYPVRVDAALDPGLSRWLWLVKWLLAIPHYVVLAFLWAAFVVLSVVAWVAILVTGRYPRGIFDFNVGVLRWSWRVAFYAYGGLGTDRYPPFSLEERPDYPAHLEVEYPDHLSRGLALVKWWLLAIPHYLVVGVFLGAGWYAASGGDNRAWGSGLIGLLVLVAAVVLLFTGRYPGGIFDLVLGLNRWVLRVAAYASLMTDDYPPFRLDLGGTDPATGVLTVGGAGRPPSQPPTQTPPQAPTQAPTQATPPTTWPPAGPPAGPGAARLGTPPPGAGPGPVVHPQVGAAAPPPTVGWGQVLGGPPTPPPPPVAAPSRWGPGRILAVVVGSVLALVSLGLVAAGGVLRVADDGLRDDRGYLMSSAVAFTSPGYAVTSPDVELRSGTPLFGVPDDWLGTVRVEADGRTGNGVFVGIARTNDVDTYLAGVAHSVVREPYADGGSARTDFTDGGSPPRAPQDLGFWAASSHGPGRQTVTWPAEAGHWTLVVMNGAGTTPVAADVAVGATVPALDNLAWGLLVTGLVGAIVAAVVLVLALRRRPPSSGPQDGPGMARMGDAPR